The genomic interval TCTTGGTGGTGCGGCGGGGCTTGGCGGCCGGTTTCTCGGCAGCTACGGCGGGCTCCTCGGCTTTCACCGCGCGCCGGCGGGGCTTTGCCGCTGGCTTCTCAGTCCCTGCGGCTACCGCGGTCTCCTCTGTCTTTTCGGCTTTGGCAGCCTTCCTGGGTTTTTCGGCCATTATGCCTGGCCCGCTGATGCTATCGATAGTGAGCTCGGTAAAGGATTGTCTGTGGCCGATTTTTCGGCTGTAGCGCGTCTTGGCCTTGTACTTCATGCCGAAGACCTTGACGCCGCGTCCGTCGCCTTTGGATGTGCACGAAACTTTGGCGCCCTCGATGAGGGGTTTGCCCCAAACGAGCTTGTCGCCGTCGCTGATAGCCAGCACGCGGTCGAGCTCGATGGTGCCGCCCTCGGCGACTTCCAGAGACTCAACCTTCAGGCTCTCGCCCGGGCTGACCTTATATTGTTTACCCCCGGTTTCAATTATGGCGTAAATAGTAACACCTCCGCTTGACAAAGGTTAATTATAGCAAAGGTGCGGGGGAGGGTCAAATGGGGTGGGAGTGTGGGGCGTGTCTTTGCGAGCCCCGATACTCTTGAGCCTGCACTGAGCACTTTGTCCGCTCAGTGTAAACTCCGCGAAAGTGGGCAATCTCGGATATTTCATCCGTCGATAGGATTGTAATTGGTGCGAGAATCACCTCGTTATCTGGTTCACTGTATAACTCACTTCTTTCAGAACGAGTTCATTGGTGTGGTATGCCCATACCGGCCCCGCTAATGGGTGCTTGCCGGGCTCGAATGTCCAGTAGCCGTTAAAATACAGGCTACGCGGCTCCGGCAATCATAAGTTACCGCGTAGTACCGATCCGGCCAGACATTATCCGAGAGAACAATCTCATAACGTATTTCGACAGGCATGTAGGCTGTTCTATCGTGGCGGTGGATCTGGATACCGGAAACGGCAGCGGAGAGGAAAATTACCATGGGCAAGGCCATTGCCCTGATGATGAACTTATCCATTTTTGTCTTGATTCTTTAAGCGTGTCGAGATTCTCAAGCTGACAGGCCGGGGTCGCCGCCTTCGCTCCGCAGCAACTGTATGGACGGCCTGTACTCCGCCGAGGCATCCGGCGATTCCCAAACCGCGATGGAGTAAAGCTTGACGCCCGGCAGCTTTTTCTGAAGCTCGGCGTAGATTGTCGCCGCGATATTCTCCGATGACGGGTTGATGGTGTTGAAGGGCGCCACCTCGTTCAGGTGGGTATGGTCGAAGCGCTCCAGCACCTCGTTCAATTTCGCCTTCAGTTCGCGGAAGTCGAACGCCAGGCCTATCTCATTCAGTTTGGAGGTGCGCAGCCGAGCCACCACGCGGAAACGGTGGCCGTGCAGGTTCTCGCACTTGCCCTGATACCCTCTTAGCGCGTGCGCCGCGTCGAAGTGCTGCTCAACCGTTATCTGGTACATTGTCTTTCACCTCTTCTTTGACGGCTTCCGCCGTTCCGCTTTCGCCCGGCTGCACGAATTTGAAAACCCCCTGCACGCCGCGCTTGAGCTCCGCCAGCATCTGCTTTACCGGCTTGCCGCTTACCGGGTGAACCAGTTCCGGCGCTATCTCATTAAGCGGCACCAGCACAAAGGCTCGCTCGGGGATGCGGGTGTGGGGAATGGTGAGGGTGGGGGTGTTGATGACCTGTTTCCCGTAAAAGAGGATGTCTATGTCCATGGGACGGGGGCTGTAGCGCGCACTTGGCACGCGTCCCAGCTTGGATTCTATGCCTTTGAGCAGCGCCAGCAGACCTGTGGGTTCGAGCGTGGTGTAGGCGTGCGCCACCAGATTCAGGAAGCGCGGCTGGTCGGGATTGTCTTCGGGTGTGGTGTCGTAGACGGATGAAATCTCCTCGATACGCAACCGCTCCGACAGGAAGCTGATGGCTCTGTCCAGATTCCGCTTGCGGTCGCCCACGTTGGAACCTAAAGATAGATAGACCGAGACCGGCTCAGCGTTCATTGTTTTTCCTCCTCACGACTGCATCGCTCATTTTAGCCACGCGCGACATGAATTTAACGTCGTGGACGCGGATGATATCGGCCCCGTTCACTATGCCGATGGCACTGGTGGCCGCCGTGCCTTCGAGACGCTCTCCGGCGGGTAAATCGAGCGTCAGCCCGATGAATGACTTGCGCGAGGTGCCCAGCAGGATGGGTTTTCCCAGCACCTTCAGCTCTGCCAGGCGATGGATTATTTCGAGGTTCTGTTCTACTGTTTTGCCGAAGCCGATGCCGGGGTCGATGATTACGTTTTCTTCAGCTACTCCGGCATCCTGGCACAGCCCGATGCTGTGCCTGAGGTCGGCGATAATTTCGGCGATGATGTCGCCCTTGCACGGGTTGTCGCGCTGATTGGAGGTGAGGATGATAGGCAGATTGTGCTGCGCCGCCAGCCCGGCCAATCTCGGCTCCTTTTTGAGCCCCCAGACATCGTTGATGATGTTCGCGCCTGCATGAATCGCCTCGTTGACCACTTTATACTTGTAGCTGTCCACGCTGATGGGAACGCTCAACTCGCGGCTGAGTCTCTCGATGGCCGGAACAATGTGGGTAATCTCCTCGTCTATGGTTATGGGCTGGGAATTGGGGCGCGTGGACTCGCCGCCGACGTCTATGATGTCGGCGCCCTCTGCCACGAAGCGCCTGGCCTGCTCTATGGCGGCGTCGATGGTCGAAAGGCCGTCGCCGGAGAAAGAGTCCGGGCTGAGGTTGACGATGCCCATGATGAAGGTGCGCTCGCCCCATTTGAAGAGGCGCTGGCGGCAGGCGGTGGGCTTGAGCGGTATATCCAATTCCCTCTCCTCTGGTTTGATTGTATATGGTTGGAGGGGGTTAGGCAAGCCTCGAAATATGAGAATGATTCTCTCCCTCTAAGGTAAGGGAGTCAGAAGGGATTTGATGAATCCAGCCTTTTCAAATCCCTCTCTTATCTCCCCTTTCTAAGGGGAGAGGATTCCGAAATCTCCCTCCTTGGAAAGGAGGGATTAAGGGAGATTCTTTCCGGCTGGAGCCTATCGAATTGCCTGTTGAACAGCTCTTTTCGCCGGTCTAGCAGCACTCGCCGGAATCGAGGCTTTTGCCTTTGAGAGCGGCTTGAATCATGGCGGCGGCGCAGCCCACGCCGCTCTGCACGGCGATGGCATTGGTCGGGCAGTTGAGGGCGCAGGCGCCGCACTCCATGCAGGCCTCCTGATTGACGAGTTGTGCCTCTTTACCCTCGGCGAAGACGCCGTGCGGGCAGACCTCCCAGCACATGGCGCAGCCGATGCAGAGCTCGGGGACGTACTGTAGAGTATTGACTTTATACGAGTTGAACACTTCGGGACTCCTCTAGAGGAACCTCGCGATGATATTCAGAATGATGCCCAGGATGAAAGAGACGGCCATGGGGCGGATATAGCTGCGCATCTCGGCCTTAACGCCGCTGCGCGAGGTGAAAGTACTCGACCCGGTGAAGTTGAGGGCAATGAAGGCCACCACCGTCGGCCAGATGAGCATGTTGCTCGCTACATTCATGACCCTGTGAGTAGTCGAGATGTCTGCTTTCAGCCATAGCGTGTTCATCAGTACAACGGCGAGTGTCACCACCAGCCCCAGGCTCCAGCCCTTGGTACTGAAATCCTTGGTGGGCAGCCAGGGCAGCAGCAGGGGGAAAAGCACGGCTCCTCCTGCGATGGCAAGCACCGCCAGCAGCGACCCCGTCCAGCCGCCCCAGAAATAGAGGGCGACTGCCGCGATTACCAGGTACAGGAAGTATCCCAGCAGTTCCACGGGCGCCAGTATCAGGCGGTCGAGAATGCCGAAGCGCACCAGGCGCATCTCGGGGGTGGCTTTATGCGTCTTGAGGTACTCCGGCAGGTCGCGAGCCCGCACCGGGCCGTATTCCACCTTGAAGCCTGACTGTTTCTTGACTTTATGGGCTGCCACGCCCGGCGCTCCAAGCTGCGGCAGGATGACGGTGCGGTGCCTCACTACCCTCGCAAGCTCGGAGGTGTCTATGCGCTCCACCAGTTCCTCGGTGCCGAAGGTGTGCTTGCCGGCGGCGCACCAGACATTGATGCCGAAGGTGTTCAGCACGAGTATATAAGCGTCTATCCCTGTCAGAGATGTGCGCAGCGCGTCGAAGCTGAGCGTATAGTTGGCGCTGATAAAAACGGGGGAATCGGGCGTCGGATTGCCAATAGCGTAGAGCCCCGGAATTACTTTATGTTCGCCGCGCTTCCACCTCCAGCGCGCCTGGATATGGTCCCAGCGGTTTTTCCACGTGAGGAATGGGGAGGTGGGGAGGACGGGGATTTCGGCGGCAATATTGCTAACAGACATTAACTTATTTTAATAACTAGTGTGCAGAAGGTCAACTTTGAGCCAATGCACTATATAATCTCAACGATGATTGACAAGTGGTAGCATATATGATACCATCAAGCCAATGGATGACGGATTATGACGCGCCGTGAAAAAAGGCTGCAAGAACTCAGGAATAACCCGCGCAATACGTCGTTAAATGATTTTGAGTCCGTCATTAAAGACTTTGGAGCCATCGAGGAAGGCTCAAAACATCCTAAAGCTATAATAGGTGAATATACCCTGCCATATAAACGAGAAAACCCAATAAAAGCGTGCTATGTATTGCAGTTGTTGGAAATCATTGACAGCTTGTGAATAATTCCATGCTGGAGGCCCGCCTGGGAGAGCCGAAGCATCCGGTGGGGAGGTGAAATTATGAAAGCTAAGAATATTAATTACTACATGAGCCTGCCCTATCACACTATTTTGGAACAGTGGGACGACGGGCGCGGGCCTTACTGGGTGGCGCGGGTAGCTGAATTGCCTCACTGCATGATTCACGGCGATACCCCGCAGGACGCGGTCTCCGAGCTTGAAGGAGTAAGAAGGGATTGGCTAGAGTCCAATCTAAAACGAGGGATCAAAATACCCGAACCGGTCTCGCGCAAGTATAGCGGGCAAATAAGCCTCAGAATCCCGCCGTCGTTGCATCGTCTTATCTCCAACCGCGCGACTTCGGAAGACGTCAGCCTGAACCAGTTTATGACTTCAGCGCTGGCTCAGGCGGTGAGCTATCCGGAGCCACCTGCTGTCTCGTCCGCAAGACGCAGAAAAAGCGCTCAGAAACAGACTGCCTGATATACGCAATAAAAATCCCTAAAACAGGACTAAAGTGTCTTGTAACATTTGTTCTATTTATGGTATCATGACGGCAGGCGAATATGACCACGGAGAAAG from Dehalococcoidia bacterium carries:
- the rplU gene encoding 50S ribosomal protein L21, which gives rise to MYAIIETGGKQYKVSPGESLKVESLEVAEGGTIELDRVLAISDGDKLVWGKPLIEGAKVSCTSKGDGRGVKVFGMKYKAKTRYSRKIGHRQSFTELTIDSISGPGIMAEKPRKAAKAEKTEETAVAAGTEKPAAKPRRRAVKAEEPAVAAEKPAAKPRRTTKKEEK
- the queD gene encoding 6-carboxytetrahydropterin synthase QueD yields the protein MYQITVEQHFDAAHALRGYQGKCENLHGHRFRVVARLRTSKLNEIGLAFDFRELKAKLNEVLERFDHTHLNEVAPFNTINPSSENIAATIYAELQKKLPGVKLYSIAVWESPDASAEYRPSIQLLRSEGGDPGLSA
- the folK gene encoding 2-amino-4-hydroxy-6-hydroxymethyldihydropteridine diphosphokinase: MNAEPVSVYLSLGSNVGDRKRNLDRAISFLSERLRIEEISSVYDTTPEDNPDQPRFLNLVAHAYTTLEPTGLLALLKGIESKLGRVPSARYSPRPMDIDILFYGKQVINTPTLTIPHTRIPERAFVLVPLNEIAPELVHPVSGKPVKQMLAELKRGVQGVFKFVQPGESGTAEAVKEEVKDNVPDNG
- the folP gene encoding dihydropteroate synthase, encoding MDIPLKPTACRQRLFKWGERTFIMGIVNLSPDSFSGDGLSTIDAAIEQARRFVAEGADIIDVGGESTRPNSQPITIDEEITHIVPAIERLSRELSVPISVDSYKYKVVNEAIHAGANIINDVWGLKKEPRLAGLAAQHNLPIILTSNQRDNPCKGDIIAEIIADLRHSIGLCQDAGVAEENVIIDPGIGFGKTVEQNLEIIHRLAELKVLGKPILLGTSRKSFIGLTLDLPAGERLEGTAATSAIGIVNGADIIRVHDVKFMSRVAKMSDAVVRRKNNER
- a CDS encoding ferredoxin family protein, producing the protein MFNSYKVNTLQYVPELCIGCAMCWEVCPHGVFAEGKEAQLVNQEACMECGACALNCPTNAIAVQSGVGCAAAMIQAALKGKSLDSGECC
- a CDS encoding carbon monoxide dehydrogenase; this encodes MSVSNIAAEIPVLPTSPFLTWKNRWDHIQARWRWKRGEHKVIPGLYAIGNPTPDSPVFISANYTLSFDALRTSLTGIDAYILVLNTFGINVWCAAGKHTFGTEELVERIDTSELARVVRHRTVILPQLGAPGVAAHKVKKQSGFKVEYGPVRARDLPEYLKTHKATPEMRLVRFGILDRLILAPVELLGYFLYLVIAAVALYFWGGWTGSLLAVLAIAGGAVLFPLLLPWLPTKDFSTKGWSLGLVVTLAVVLMNTLWLKADISTTHRVMNVASNMLIWPTVVAFIALNFTGSSTFTSRSGVKAEMRSYIRPMAVSFILGIILNIIARFL
- a CDS encoding toxin-antitoxin system HicB family antitoxin codes for the protein MKAKNINYYMSLPYHTILEQWDDGRGPYWVARVAELPHCMIHGDTPQDAVSELEGVRRDWLESNLKRGIKIPEPVSRKYSGQISLRIPPSLHRLISNRATSEDVSLNQFMTSALAQAVSYPEPPAVSSARRRKSAQKQTA